The window AATGGCCAGCAGGTCCGATTCGTTACGACGATGTTTTCACATCAGTCAGCCCGTTCTGGTTGTCCTGCAGGCTTGGGTTCATCAGTTGATTAGAAGGCGAGCAAGGCCGATTCGTTACGCCGATGTCGGAGCATCAGGCAGGGATTACTGGCTTTCTTGCTCGCCGTGGCTCGGAGGTTTTGGTTTGTCGTTTCTCGTTTGGTTGAGAAGTGGACCGAGACGAGCGCGTCGCCGGCGAGTTGGTCGCTTTGCGTTTGGAAGCGGTCGGCTTGGCAGATCCAGTGGTCTTTCTCTTCATGGGATTCTGCCCAGTTGTTTTTGAAGCACGGCTCTCGGCGGCCTCTCTCGCCGCGCGGGCTTCCTTGCGAAGACGACTTTTTCGCTGATCTGCATTCTCTTTAGGTTTCATGTTTTGCAGTGAGTCCTTGAGCCCCGCCGGCATCCTTCCGAACGATTCAGTGACCTGGATCATTTGCTTCGGGTCCCAATCCTTTTCGTCTCGTAGCATCGCCCAGGCGATCACGGCGATCTTGCGAGCCAACGCGATCGCAGCTTTCTTCTTGCGTGTTTTTTGTTTGCCACAGATCCTTTCGTAGACGCCCTTGGCCCACGGGTTGTACCGCAGCGAGGCCCAAGCACATTCGACGAGGATCGTTCGTGCCAGTGGATTGCCACGCTTGGTAATGCGTCCATTGCGATCTGTTTCGCCGGATTGATACTGACGTGGAACGAGCCCGAAGTACGCCGAGACTTGGCGACCGTTTTCAAAGCGGTGAGGGTCGTCGAGACACGCGACGAGGATTTCAGCGGTTCGTGGTCCGACTCCGGGGATCGTTTGGACTCGCTTGATGCGTTCGTCATTCTTGCCGATCGCTTCGAGCTTCTTGACGACACCAGTGATCTGTTGGGACAGCGAATCGAGGATGGTCAGTTCGATGTCGAGTTCTCCTTTCCAGAGTTCCTCAGGCCCGCAGTCGGCCAGAGGTTTGCGAAACGAGTTGATGTGATCACGTCCGGTGTGCCAGGCTTTCTCGCCCGTGGCGATCTCGATCCCATGATTGACGAACCAAGCACGGATGGCGTTCTTGGTTTTGTTAATTCGGCCGTCGAGGGTCTTGCGGTATTTGACAAGCGATCGGAACTCGCGGTGTTGCAGTGAAGGCGTGTGGA of the Allorhodopirellula heiligendammensis genome contains:
- a CDS encoding IS110 family transposase, whose protein sequence is MKILALDLGKFNSVCCLFDSKTRKTQFVTTPTTREHFGVIFKDTKADLVVMEACGPSGWINDLAQDQGHETLVCSTNEEAWRWTNVKRKTDRDDALKLARMAAMGELKGVHTPSLQHREFRSLVKYRKTLDGRINKTKNAIRAWFVNHGIEIATGEKAWHTGRDHINSFRKPLADCGPEELWKGELDIELTILDSLSQQITGVVKKLEAIGKNDERIKRVQTIPGVGPRTAEILVACLDDPHRFENGRQVSAYFGLVPRQYQSGETDRNGRITKRGNPLARTILVECAWASLRYNPWAKGVYERICGKQKTRKKKAAIALARKIAVIAWAMLRDEKDWDPKQMIQVTESFGRMPAGLKDSLQNMKPKENADQRKSRLRKEARAAREAAESRASKTTGQNPMKRKTTGSAKPTASKRKATNSPATRSSRSTSQPNEKRQTKTSEPRRARKPVIPA